The proteins below are encoded in one region of Chrysemys picta bellii isolate R12L10 chromosome 4, ASM1138683v2, whole genome shotgun sequence:
- the LOC103307404 gene encoding olfactory receptor-like protein COR8, whose amino-acid sequence MAEGNHSIVTQFILLGLTDHQELQIPLFAAFLVIYVLTLVGNLGMIVLIRVDPRLHSPMYFFLSNLSVVDLCYSSVFAPRMLVNFLVGSKSISYSACIAQHFSFVVFVTTEGVLLAVMAYDRYVAICNPLLYTAVMSKRVCIHLVASSYVGGLVNSLTHTCGLLRLSFCGPNIINPYFCDTNPLLKLACSDNHINEILLVTFSGVIAMATLLFVIISYLYILFSILRIRSAKGRRKAFSTCASHLTAVTMFYGPVSLSHIQPSSSYSLEQEKISAVFYTLVVPMLNPLIYSLRNKEVKDALKRVIDWKNIPS is encoded by the coding sequence ATGGCTGAGGGCAATCACAGCATAGTGACCCAGTTCATCCTCCTGGGGCTGACGGATCATCAGGAGCTGCAGATACCCCTCTTCGCGGCGTTCCTGGTGATCTACGTTCTTACGCTGGttgggaatcttgggatgattgtgttgatcagggttgatccccgactccattcccccatgtacttcttcctcagtaaCCTGTCCGTTGTTGACCTCTGCTACTCCTCAGTCTTCGCTCcaaggatgctggtgaatttcttaGTGGGGAGTAAAAGCATTTCTTACTCTGCCTGTATTGCCCAACACTTCTCTTTTGTCGTGTTTGTGACCACAGAAGGGGTCCTGCTGGCCGTGATGGCATACGACCGCTATGTAGCCATTTGTAACCCTCTGCTCTACACCGCTGTTATGTCTAAGAGAGTCTGTattcatctagtggccagctcataTGTAGGGGGGCTCGTGAACTCACTGACCCACACATGTGGCTTGCTGAGGTTGTCGTTCTGTGGGCCCAACATCATCAATCCTTACTTTTGTGACACTAACCCATTGCTGAAGCTTGCCTGCTCTGATAACCACATCAATGAGATTTTGCTTGTAACATTCTCTGGAGTTATTGCCATGGCCACCCTCCTGTTTGTCATAATCTCTTATCTGTACATCCTCTTCTCTATCCTGAGGATCCGCTCCGCCaagggcaggcgcaaagccttctccacctgtgcctctcatctgacAGCTGTCACCATGTTCTATGGACCTGTGAGCTTAAGCCACATACAACCCAGTTCCAGCTACTCACtggaacaggagaaaatctctgctgtgttttataccctggtggtccccatgttgaaccccttgatctacagcctgaggaacaaggaggttaagGATGCTCTTAAGAGGGTGATAGACTGGAAAAACATTCCCAGCTAA
- the LOC135982859 gene encoding olfactory receptor 5AR1-like, whose amino-acid sequence MAERNHTTVTEFIFVGFTDHPDLQIPLFMLFLVMYVVSLMGNLGMIALIMVETRLHTPMYFFLSQMSIVDIGYSTAIAPRLLMTFVAETRTIPLIECAAQLFFVCFFVTNECCLLAVIAYDRFKAVCNPLLYRAIMSKRHCVLLVAGTYVCGSVNSIVQTLFIFSLSFCSSNVVNHFFCDVPPMLKLSCSDTHVTDLVLFTFSTVIVTTTFLGVLISYMCILLAILRIRSAKGRRKTFSTCASHLTVVTMFYGTLICIYLRPSSSYVVDQDKVTSVFYALVIPMLNPLIYSLRNKEVNDAFKRVIYKKIFSW is encoded by the coding sequence atggcagagagaaaccaCACCACGGTGACCGAGTTCATTTTCGTAGGATTCACAGATCATCCAGATCTACAGATCCCCCTCTTTATGTTGTTCCTAGTGATGTATGTGGTCAGCCTGatggggaatcttgggatgatagCGTTAATCATGGTTGAAACCCGACTtcatacccccatgtactttttcctaagCCAGATGTCCATTGTAGATATTGGATATTCCACTGCCATAGCTCCCAGGTTGCTAATGACCTTTGTAGCAGAGACTAGAACCATTCCTTTGATTGAGTGTGCGGCACAACTATTCTTCGTCTGTTTCTTTGTGACCAATGAATGTTGCCTCCTGGCTGTGATTGCGTATGACCGCTTTAAAGCTGTCTGTAATCCACTGCTATACAGAGCCATTATGTCCAAGAGACACTGTGTCCTGTTAGTGGCTGGTACATATGTATGTGGCTCTGTGAATTCAATTGTGCAAACTCTATTTATATTCAGTCTGTCCTTCTGCAGCTCCAATGTtgtcaaccatttcttctgtgatgtgcccCCCATGCTGAAGCTGTCCTGTTCTGACACCCATGTCACTGACCTTGTACTTTTCACTTTCTCTACTGTAATTGTCACGACTACTTTCCTGGGTGTCCTAATCTCCTACATGTGCATCCTTCTGGCCATTCTTAGGATCCGTTCTGCCAAGGGGAGACGCAAAACCTTTtccacctgcgcctcccacctgACAGTCGTCACTATGTTTTATGGGACGctgatatgtatatatttaagacCCAGTTCTAGCTACGTGGTGGACCAAGACAAGGTTACCTCTGTGTTTTATGCCCTtgtgatccccatgttgaaccccctgatctacagcctgagaaacaaggaggtAAATGATGCCTTTAAAAGGGTGATATACAAGAAGATTTTTTCTTGGTAA